From Penicillium psychrofluorescens genome assembly, chromosome: 6, one genomic window encodes:
- a CDS encoding uncharacterized protein (ID:PFLUO_008829-T1.cds;~source:funannotate), with protein sequence MPATVAQILAPYEYKPELVERIAFRTTTPPITILKPNPEWPQRFEEVKERIEKALGALVLDVAHSGSTSVPGLPAKDIIDVDLTLKDAMDEASYVKPLEEAGFRFLLREPRWHQHRFFVEDWPKAYHVNVHVWGPDSPEVVRHRIFRDWLLKTPADLELYAKVKREAAAQAALVGDSMMDYTQRKDKTIHEILERAFRDLGYIE encoded by the coding sequence ATGCCGGCTACAGTTGCGCAGATTCTCGCGCCTTACGAGTACAAACCGGAGCTCGTGGAGCGTATAGCCTTCCGAACGACAACCCCTCCCATTACCATACTTAAGCCCAACCCAGAATGGCCGCAACGGTTCGAAGAAGTCAAAGAGCGGATCGAAAAAGCCCTTGGGGCCTTGGTCTTGGACGTCGCTCATTCCGGCTCCACCAGTGTTCCTGGCCTACCAGCTAAAGACATTATTGACGTTGATCTGACACTGAAAGATGCCATGGATGAAGCATCCTATGTGAAGCCTCTGGAAGAGGCAGGATTTCGATTCCTCTTGCGCGAGCCGCGATGGCACCAGCACCGGTTTTTTGTGGAGGACTGGCCTAAAGCCTACCACGTCAATGTTCATGTGTGGGGTCCCGACTCGCCCGAAGTTGTTCGACATCGTATCTTTCGTGACTGGTTACTCAAAACGCCAGCGGATCTAGAACTGTATGCCAAAGTGAAACGCGAGGCGGCTGCTCAGGCGGCTCTTGTTGGAGATTCGATGATGGACTATACCCAACGGAAAGACAAAACGATCCATGAGATCCTAGAAAGAGCATTCCGTGATTTGGGCTATATTGAATGA
- a CDS encoding uncharacterized protein (ID:PFLUO_008830-T1.cds;~source:funannotate) codes for MSKSLDQSPSPGGPSANSAKQPCNDKNRRASKACSGCRTRKVRCDVLKTGRPCTKCRLDGFECVLEQRKKRRRRIVHSAQNASSEITADKPARLDLAASARSSSARSLSQHAMLYQVPHYPFFREFAPRGQQLLLSAQKEEEKEEGAQRTPGESGGEGERLADDDLQYLRQKGAFELPAKRAMDELVANYFQVFHPFFPVVDKYAFLESYYKTGYEGILTRKGPSLLLLQAVLFTASATIPVSILRDCGFLSRKHARSLLHRRARYLYDFDFEGDDVTTIQALLLMSHYYPSMVEQKHTWFWVHQAISLAQSAGLHRDARQAPQRKLWARIWWACLVRDRLVTLGTGRPMQINSLDCSVPMLTPADLEEEGDGEDDRAVKTVFVEFVRLCQYMEGVLSLPHSVAASEESILQQIGLCEMTLAHWKENLAPVARRSEERKRDVCTLYRNVLHLIYNIVIIALYQYHRVLEYGGAQLPSPKVQVTAKDSTHLAVELIELDLVKLCPTIWLVESFTHLVTSYSELTQYSVTAILPPLIAHLLMMRASRDSPGKSEDFNKCIVFLKQLGEIYWHASFYNEFFELAASQNTTETPKGERDPLVTFLNDRMPGRQQFCKVLEPQNQCSTRRRTLVDNDENGQPNMLASNEAGPPALSIPSIMADMPNSESLDTEDGTLLDPGAQLFEDWLVDLGSFHNIFPSA; via the exons ATGTCTAAGTCCCTCGACCagtctccatctcctggcgGCCCCTCAGCCAATTCCGCCAAGCAACCCTGCAACGATAAGAATCGTCGCGCCTCCAAAGCATGTTCCGGCTGCCGCACCCGCAAGGTCCGCTGCGACGTCTTGAAGACCGGCCGCCCCTGTACCAAGTGCCGCCTCGATGGCTTCGAGTGCGTCCTggagcagcgcaagaagcggCGCAGGCGCATAGTTCACTCCGCGCAGAACGCCTCCTCGGAAATAACAGCCGATAAGCCGGCCAGGTTGGACCTCGCGGCTTCGGCGCGCTCCTCGTCCGCGCGGTCGCTTTCCCAGCACGCGATGCTATACCAGGTGCCGCACTATCCATTTTTCCGCGAATTCGCGCCCCGtggccagcagctgctgctgtcggcgcagaaagaggaggagaaggaggagggagcACAGAGGACGCCTGGGgagagcggcggcgagggcgagagGCTGGCGGACGATGATCTGCAGTATTTGAGGCAGAAGGGGGCATTTGAGCTGCCGGCGAAGAGGGCGATGGACGAATTAGTCGCCAACTACTTTCAAGTATTCCATCCGTTCTTCCCCGTGGTGGATAAATATGCGTTTTTGGAGAGTTACTACAAGACAGGTTATGAGGGGATTTTGACTCGGAAGGGGCCgagcttgctgctgctgcaggctgTTCTCTTTACTGCGAGTGCG ACCATACCTGTGAGCATCTTGCGGGATTGTGGCTTCTTGTCTAGGAAGCATGCGAGAAGTCTgcttcatcgaagagctcgg TATTTATATGACTTTGACTTTGAGGGTGACGATGTCACAACCATTCAGGCCCTCTTGTTGATGAGCCATTACTACCCATCCATGGTTGAACAGAAACACACCTGGTTCTGGGTCCACCAAGCCATCTCCCTTGCCCAAAGCGCCGGCCTCCACCGCGACGCCCGCCAAGCCCCCCAGCGCAAGCTCTGGGCTCGCATTTGGTGGGCGTGTCTCGTGCGCGACCGGCTCGTCACGCTCGGCACGGGCCGCCCTATGCAGATTAATAGCCTAGACTGCAGCGTTCCGATGCTGACGCCGGCAGATCtagaggaggagggcgatggcgaggacgaTCGCGCGGTCAAGACTGTGTTCGTGGAGTTTGTGCGCCTGTGCCAGTACATGGAGGGCGTGTTGTCCTTGCCACATAGCGTGGCGGCGTCTGAGGAGTCGATACTGCAACAGATTGGGCTGTGTGAGATGACATTGGCGCATTGGAAGGAGAATTTGGCGCCGGTGGCTCGGAGGAGTGAAGAGAGGAAACGAGATGTGTGCACTTTATACAGGAATGTCCTGCATTTGATCTACAA TATTGTTATCATTGCCCTTTACCAGTATCACCGTGTCCTAGAGTACGGTGGTGCACAGCTACCATCGCCAAAAGTTCAAGTAACGGCCAAAGACTCTACTCATCTAGCTGTCGAGCTGATCGAGCTTGATCTCGTCAAGCTCTGCCCGACAATATGGTTGGTCGAGTCCTTCACCCACCTAGTCACATCATACTCTGAACTGACCCAGTACAGTGTCACCGCCATCTTACCACCACTGATTGCCCATCTCCTCATGATGCGCGCCTCTCGAGACAGCCCCGGCAAGTCAGAAGACTTCAACAAGTGCATAGTCTTTCTGAAGCAGCTTGGCGAGATATACTGGCACGCAAGTTTCTACAATGAGTTTTTTGAGCTCGCCGCTTCCCAGAACACCACAGAGACGCCTAAGGGTGAGCGGGACCCCCTGGTCACGTTCCTAAACGACCGCATGCCGGGAAGGCAGCAGTTTTGTAAAGTGTTGGAACCACAGAACCAGTGCAGTACTCGAAGGCGGACGCTGGTGGATAATGACGAAAATGGGCAACCCAATATGTTAGCCTCAAATGAAGCTGGCCCGCCTGCGCTGTCTATACCATCGATCATGGCCGACATGCCTAACTCGGAGAGCCTTGATACTGAAGATGGGACGTTGCTGGACCCTGGTGCCCAGCTATTTGAGGACTGGTTGGTTGATCTTGGCTCTTTCCACAACATATTTCCATCTGCCTAG
- a CDS encoding uncharacterized protein (ID:PFLUO_008831-T1.cds;~source:funannotate), with protein MAPSATQDRVNGTFAGSSVPAADITITGFEAHDLRFPTSVDLSGSDAMNPGPNYSAAYLVLKTNTDLSGHGFAFTIGRGNNLCTTAAEMIAERLVGRSLASLISSMGATWRHLVSDSQLRWVGPEKGVVHLGLSAVVNALWDLWGRYVDKPVWRLVADMTPEEFVDCIDFRYIVDAITPEEALALLKEQEGSKSARLEDAKVSKAVPAYTTQAGWLGFTDEKMVQLMKSNLAVGMDKFKFKVGSSLADDRRRLKLARDIIGYDRMLMVDANQVWSVPEAIDYMLELVEYKPVFIEEPTSPDDILGHAAIRKALKPHGIGVATGEHCQNRIMFKQLLQAGSIDYCQVDACRLGGVNEVLAVLLLAKKFNVPVVPHSGGVGLNEYTQHLALINYLCVSGEKSLLEHINSFREVLTHPVQTKDGHFVTPYEAGYSVEYKPEAIAKYEYPSGTFWTSEQGQAIINGPKL; from the exons ATGGCGCCATCAGCTACCCAGGACCGTGTCAACGGCACCTTTGCAGGCTCATCGGTACCTGCCGCCGACATCACCATCACTGGCTTCGAAGCTCATG ACCTCAGATTCCCAACCAGCGTAGACCTCTCCGGCTCCGATGCTATGAACCCAGGCCCCAACTACAGTGCCGCCTACCTCGTCCTCAAGACCAACACCGATCTCTCTGGCCACGGATTCGCCTTCACTATCGGCCGCGGCAACAACCTATGCACCACTGCTGCCGAGATGATCGCCGAGCGACTCGTCGGCCGCTCCCTCGCCTCCCTCATCTCTAGCATGGGCGCCACGTGGAGGCACCTTGTCTCAGACTCGCAGCTGCGCTGGGTCGGCCCCGAGAAGGGCGTTGTTCACCTGGGCCTTAGCGCGGTGGTTAATGCCCTGTGGGATCTGTGGGGCAGGTACGTCGACAAGCCCGTGTGGCGCCTTGTCGCAGACATGACTCCCGAGGAGTTTGTCGATTGCATCGACTTCCGGTACATTGTCGATGCGATTACGCCGGAGGAGGCGTTGGCGCTGttgaaggagcaggagggATCCAAGTCCGCCAGGCTTGAGGATGCGAAAGTGAGTAAGGCAGTGCCGGCATATACGACGCAGGCGGGCTGGCTGGGGTTCACGGACGAGAAGATGGTGCAGCTGATGAAATCGAACCTGGCGGTGGGGATGGACAAATTCAAGTTCAAGGTCGGCAGCAGTCTTGCGGACGACAGGCGGAGGCTGAAGCTGGCGCGCGACATCATTGGCTATGATCGGATGCTTATGGTAGACGCTAATCAGGTTTGGAGCGTGCCCGAGGCTATCGATTATAtgctcgagctggtcgagtATAAACCTGTATTCATCGAGGAGCCTACCTCGCCCGATGACATCCTAGGGCACGCCGCGATCCGCAAGGCCCTAAAGCCCCATGGCATCGGCGTCGCCACCGGCGAGCATTGCCAGAACAGAATCATGTTCaagcagctcctccaagCCGGCTCGATCGACTACTGCCAAGTCGACGCCTGTAGATTGGGTGGCGTGAATGAAGTTCTGGCcgtcctgctgctggccaAGAAGTTCAATGTTCCGGTCGTGCCCCATAGTGGTGGCGTCGGCCTCAATGAGTACACGCAGCATCTGGCGCTAATCAATTACCTGTGCGTGTCGGGAGAGAAGAGCCTCCTCGAGCACATCAATTCGTTCCGGGAGGTCCTGACCCACCCCGTGCAGACAAAGGACGGGCACTTTGTCACACCGTACGAAGCGGGCTACAGCGTCGAGTACAAACCCGAAGCTATCGCAAAGTACGAGTATCCATCTGGTACGTTCTGGACAAGTGAACAGGGGCAGGCAATCATCAACGGGCCCAAGTTGTAA
- a CDS encoding uncharacterized protein (ID:PFLUO_008832-T1.cds;~source:funannotate), whose product MVRKEVYLYGIAPCTAGLAFGYDTGSMSGILAMPQFLIYFNHPSNFLQGGITASILAGAFVGSLCTGAFLADRLGRRKTILLGSAIFTIGIAISTAANCVAALVAGRVINGLGNGCLTMTTTMYQSEIAPREIRGRIISIFQCCVNFGILVAFWIQYGTSHIQSEASWRTAMGLQMIATVTLHITMWFMPESPRWLVQKDRQEEALQVLARVHSGGDVNDPYVQAEMAEIVAKITFEKTHPPPSYFDLLLGTHKRRMWLGIGVQFWQSMTGINVIMYYAVFLFEQAGLGKTSSSLLANGLQGVVLNLFTYPNMYYMDTWGRRWPMVIGGIGMGIAMMVIGVLMKTTGNPVYDPLTQKTNFNFSTPAASHTVIAFVYIYVAVFAITWACVAWVYPPEIFSMSMRSRATSMTTATNWFVNFWFGLYIPTAMKEISWKLYMIFMSLCYLMSIVIFLFYPESAGKTLEEMDFLFTKGRSIWTFLDREATKIGALFERDLAHGEALTVFDEDGMILKAKTGNIVEGTDSAIEAEYVEVVAGTNQETTTSAPAKA is encoded by the exons ATGGTGAGGAAG GAAGTCTACCTCTACGGCATTGCGCCTTGCACCGCCGGCTTAGCTTTTGGATAT GACACCGGGTCGATGA GCGGCATCCTCGCCATGCCCCAGTTCCTTATCTACTTCAACCATCCAAGCAATTTCCTGCAGGGCGGTATCACCGCATCAATCCTCGCGGGCGCTTTTGTCGGCTCACTTTGCACCGGTGCGTTCCTAGCAGATCGGCTCGGCCGCCGGAAGACGATCCTCCTGGGCTCTGCCATCTTCACGATCGGTATTGCGATCTCGACGGCTGCGAATTGCGTGGCAGCCCTTGTCGCCGGACGAGTAATCAACGGGCTAGGCAACGGCTGTTTGACCATGACG ACCACTATGTACCAAAGCGAAATCGCCCCACGGGA GATCCGAGGTCGTATCATTAGCATCTTCCAGTGCTGCGTCAATTTCGGGATCCTCGTCGCGTTCTGGATCCAATATGGCACCAGCCACATCCAGTCTGAAGCAAGCTGGAGAACCGCCATGGGTCTTCAGATGATC GCAACTGTCACCCTACATATCACTATGTGGTTCATGCCAGAGTCGCCCCGCTGGCTCGTCCAGAAAGATAGACAGGAAGAGGCTCTGCAGGTACTGGCCAGAGTCCACTCTGGAGGCGATGTCAACGACCCGTATGTCCAggccgagatggccgagatTGTGGCCAAGATTACTTTCGAGAAGACCCACCCGCCGCCTAGTTACTTTGATCTGCTGCTCGGGACACACAAGCGGCGAATGTGGCTTGGAATTGGAGTG CAATTCTGGCAATCGATGACTGGAATCAATGT AATCATGTACTATGCCGTTTTCCTATTCGAGCAGGCCGGCCTCGGCAAGACCTCATCGTCCCTTCTTGCGAACGGTCTCCAAGGCGTCGTGCTTAACCTCTTCACTTACCCGAATATGTACTATATGGACACATGGGGCCGACGGTGGCCCATGGTAATCGGTGGAATTGGCATGGGcatcgccatgatggttATTGGCGTCCTCATGAAGACAACCG GAAATCCTGTGTATGACCCGTTAACGCAGAAGACGAACTTCAATTTCTCCACCCCGGCCGCTTCGCACACAGTCATCGCCTTTGTGTACATCTATGTTGCCGTGTTTGCCATCACCTGGGCATGTGTCGCCTGGGTGTACCCGCCCGAGATCTTTAGCATGAGCATGCGCAGCAGGGCAACATCCAtgaccaccgccacgaaTTGGTTTGTT AACTTCTGGTTCGGCCTATATATCCCCACTGCTATGAAAGAGATCAG CTGGAAGCTCTACATGATTTTCATGAGCCTCTGCTACCTCATGTCCAttgtcatcttcctcttttaCCCCGAATCCGCCGGCAAAACcctcgaggagatggattTCCTTTTCACCAAGGGCCGCTCGATCTGGACGTTCCTCGACCGCGAGGCTACTAAGATCGGCGCTCTTTTCGAGCGCGACCTGGCGCATGGCGAGGCCCTGACCGTGTTTGACGAGGATGGTATGATCCTCAAGGCTAAGACTGGGAATATTGTGGAGGGGACCGACAGTGCGATTGAGGCGGAGTATGTCGAGGTGGTGGCCGGGACAAATCAAGAGACAACGACCTCTGCCCCGGCCAAGGCTTAA
- a CDS encoding uncharacterized protein (ID:PFLUO_008833-T1.cds;~source:funannotate), which translates to MTTPACHNFAGIAANRFVLGLVEAVVNPGFVLLMSMWYTSTEQPLRLEAYYCTNGIATMFGGLIGYAVGHITTGLPRWMYVFLIFGAISIAVGVLALVFLPDLPSTAKFLSERERAIAVERVAVNNQGVKNHHFKWEQVWQAARDPKTWLLFIMAIGAQVPNSALTSFTSIIVESFGFDTLGTQYLQIPGGAVQFLTLLIGGFIATKYSGRFHSRSACMIVANATCIIGSGLLVGLPDTNKWGRLVALWLCYFQGLGFSMSLTIISSNIAGYTKKQVTGAVLFTGYCIGNIIGPQTFISSEAPGYHSAYIAMLVGYSVKLAAVLSLYMYMYRENKRRDRNALNGEIVEDGVENGMLDQTELDNQAFRYVL; encoded by the exons ATGACCACGCCGGCCTGCCACAATTTCGCTGGCATTGCCGCCAACCGCTTTGTCCTAGGTCTGGTTGAGGCCGTGGTCAACCCTGGGTTTGTACTGTTGATGAGTATGTGGTATACCTCTACGGAGCAGCCTCTCCGCTTGGAAGCGTACTATTGCACAAACGGCATTGCCACCATGTTTGGAGG GTTGATTGGGTACGCCGTCGGCCATATCACCACCGGTCTTCCCCGGTGGATGTACGTCTTTCTCATCTTCGGAGCCATCTCCATCGCAGTTGGGGTTCTGGCTCTCGTGTTCCTCCCAGACTTGCCTTCGACAGCCAAGTTTCTCAGCGAGCGCGAGAGAGCCATCGCGGTCGAACGAGTCGCGGTTAATAACCAAGGCGTGAAGAATCATCATTTCAAGTGGGAGCAGGTGTGGCAGGCAGCACGGGATCCCAAGACATGGCTCTTGTTTATCATGGCTATTGGCGCCCAGGTGCCCAACTCAGCGTTGACGAGT TTCAcatccatcatcgtcgaatCCTTCGGCTTCGATACACTCGGGACACAATATCTTCAGATCCCCGGCGGTGCCGTCCAATTCCTCACTCTCCTGATCGGCGGTTTCATCGCGACCAAGTATAGCGGGAGATTTCACTCGCGGAGTGCTTGCATGATCGTCGCCAACGCAACTTGCATCATTGGATCCGGACTACTGGTTGGACTCCCGGATACGAATAAATGGGGCCGTCTAGTCGCACTCTGGCTATGCTATTTCCAAGGTCTGGGGTTCAGCATGAGTCTGACTATCATCAGCTCCAATATCGCCGGATACACCAAGAAACAAGTGACGGGTGCGGTGCTGTTTACGGGGTACTGCATTGGCAATATAATAGGACCGCAGACCTTCATTTCGAGCGAGGCTCCTGGTTATCACAGCGCCTATATTGC AATGCTGGTTGGATACTCGGTGAAACTGGCTGCGGTTCTTTCCTTGTACATGTACATGTACCGGGAGAATAAGCGACGAGACCGCAATGCACTCAATGGCGAAAttgtggaagatggagttGAGAATGGAATGCTG GATCAAACGGAGCTCGACAACCAGGCATTTCGATATGTGCTATAG
- a CDS encoding uncharacterized protein (ID:PFLUO_008834-T1.cds;~source:funannotate) gives MAARNTLRRSMLYVPGSSQRFLDKSRALTADCVAYDLEDSVTPHMKAEARSLVRRAIDQPSPLGIRERAVRINSVDSGLALGDLTEVLQSPNLSTILIPKVNSASDLTFVTDVVNHVLSQQSATSAAPRPPISLLALIESAKSITNLSEICAATPLLQGLGFAAEDFALDLSITRTPSLTEFLFARSAIATAARAANLPSTIDLVCTAYKSDKSDGSPPAALEEECRNGRRLGFNGKQCIHPSQVSTVNEIFGPEAEETVWAMRIVIADEKAARSGRGAWTLDGKMIDVPVAHKARAIVTKAEACGVDISALREEWMHQEPE, from the exons ATGGCCGCACGCAACACTCTCCGCCGGTCCATGCTCTACG TCCCCGGTTCCTCACAGCGCTTCCTCGACAAATCCCGCGCCCTCACCGCCGACTGCGTCGCCTATGACCTCGAAGACAGCGTCACTCCGCACATGAAAGCGGAGGCCCGCTCGCTGGTGCGGAGAGCCATCGACCAGCCCTCGCCGTTGGGCATCCGGGAGCGAGCAGTGCGCATCAACTCCGTAGACAGcgggctggcgctgggtgaTCTAACCGAAGTG CTCCAATCGCCGAACCTATCCACAATCTTGATCCCCAAAGTGAATTCCGCCTCGGACCTAACCTTCGTCACAGACGTGGTGAACCACGTCCTCTCCCAGCAATCCGCCACCTCCGCAGCCCCAAGGCCCCCAATCTCCCTGCTCGCACTCATCGAATCCGCCAAATCAATCACAAACCTATCTGAAATCTGCGCCGCAACCCCCCTCCTCCAAGGGCTCGGCTTCGCCGCCGAAGACTTCGCCCTAGATCTAAGCATAACGCGCACGCCTTCGCTAACAGAATTCTTATTCGCGCGCTCCGCGATCGCAACGGCCGCCCGCGCCGCGAACCTCCCCTCAACAATCGACCTAGTCTGTACGGCGTACAAGTCCGATAAAAGCGATGGATCGCCGCCCGCCgcgctggaggaggaatgTCGCAATGGACGGAGGTTGGGGTTCAATGGGAAGCAGTGTATTCATCCGTCGCAGGTGAGCACAGTGAATGAGATCTTTGGGCcggaggctgaggagacGGTTTGGGCGATGCGTATTGTTATTGCGGATGAGAAGGCGGCCAGAAGTGGGCGTGGAGCGTGGACGCTTGATGGGAAGATGATTGATGTGCCTGTTGCACATAAGGCAAGGGCGATTGTTACCAAGGCGGAGGCTTGTGGGGTTGATATATCTGCGCTGAGGGAGGAGTGGATGCATCAGGAGCCTGAGTAG
- a CDS encoding uncharacterized protein (ID:PFLUO_008835-T1.cds;~source:funannotate), whose amino-acid sequence MVSEELLERCLHILQDQTLDEEEQVEKVEEFLHANTTLSGSSLENAVLDILWRHRNRSLPDSSPPPSRHTVIRRASPAPWQMARSSTPLSPHSNLGTSPGSTSWVQSSRGAFSRPPLSSTVSPFTSPRPSPRLALAQPIPHSPNLNAYEFSDQSQLSDYYGDFGSDSNVEWLVADDANSTTSSLGGLSAAGLSATAAEFVPDMSPHDILRTVLGDRRSNDEIEAALEAHSYDLGATIASLTQDQEVDVFPKQHDDGRVVVGKSMAMDQSRPITPSGQNRSPIVCKYWLSTGQCLRADCRFSHDLTSHVCKYWVMGNCLAGQGCPFSHDPSALISNLSVTDGSRPTSPPTGSPFQGDSGSDAFPPLQSSAGAEDPWAGQYIGRYPSPHLLQGNKPIPPGLYPGMGKRNGSLTHLTRPQSRPASRHQNRELNPTAPSLDDQDAFPTLAAVSAKNAGKKHHGKRGGHNNREGNLSRENIPPSSLADVVRMTPSPAPGKGKFKNNKEPKGRENSAAALSIQPPQNIPWLETGGRANQQYIKYRTEAIRHGTVRNKFLQSAAQAWNRNDARAAKALSLRGQAENDAMRRCHREAARQLYEERNQHLHHAGLDDSLEELYVDLHGLHPEEAIEYLEKILLKHAREGLRVVYAITGTGHHSKNGKDKIGKAVKAWLNEWRYLFREFSVPGERGGYVGGILGIDPTSYDKSLARSIGNATEGDASEPTLTMGKVQLLKREDLETKDQ is encoded by the exons ATGGTTTCGGAGGAGCTGCTCGAGAGATGCCTGCACATCTTGCAGGATCAGAccttggacgaggaggagcaggtggaAAAAGTGGAAGAGTTTTTGCACGCCAACACCACCTTGTCCGGGTCGTCCTTGGAGAACGCGGTGCTGGATATCCTCTGGCGGCATCGAAACCGCAGCCTACCAGACTCATCCCCCCCGCCTAGCCGTCATACTGTGATTCGCCGTGCTTCGCCTGCACCATGGCAGATGGCTCGTTCGTCCACGCCTTTATCGCCCCATTCCAACCTGGGGACCAGTCCCGGGAGTACCTCGTGGGTACAGAGCTCCCGCGGGGCATTTTCCCGGCCTCCACTATCCTCAACCGTCTCCCCGTTTACTTCTCCACGCCCTTCACCCCGACTCGCACTTGCGCAACCTATTCCCCACTCCCCGAATCTGAACGCGTATGAATTTTCAGATCAAAGCCAGTTGTCCGACTACTATGGGGACTTTGGCAGCGATAGCAACGTCGAATGGCTTGTCGCAGACGATGCTAACAGCACGACCTCGTCACTAGGCGGACTCAGCGCGGCGGGGCTGAGTGCTACCGCGGCTGAATTTGTGCCTGATATGAGCCCGCACGACATCTTGCGCACCGTGCTAGGGGATAGACGTTCAAATGATGAAATCGAAGCGGCTCTAGAAGCACACAGCTATGATCTTGGCGCTACCATCGCATCACTGACTCAGGATCAAGAGGTGGATGTGTTTCCGAAACAGCACGACGACGGTCGTGTGGTAGTGGGCAAGTCTATGGCGATGGATCAATCACGCCCGATCACGCCCTCGGGTCAAAATCGGAGCCCGATAGTGTGCAAGTACTGGTTGTCCACTGGCCAATGTCTGCGCGCGGACTGCCGCTTCAGCCATGATCTGACAAGTCATGTGTGCAA ATACTGGGTGATGGGCAACTGTCTGGCCGGCCAGGGCTGCCCGTTCTCTCATGATCCGTCTGCACTTATATCCAATCTCAGTGTCACGGATGGCAGTCGACCAACCTCGCCACCGACCGGCTCTCCGTTTCAGGGAGATAGTGGCTCTGACGCGTTCCCGCCATTACAGTCGTCAGCAGGAGCTGAAGACCCCTGGGCTGGACAATATATTGGCCGATATCCATCCCCTCACCTTTTACAGGGCAACAAGCCTATCCCTCCTGGGCTTTATCCGGGAATGGGAAAACGCAATGGAAGTCTGACGCATCTTACGCGCCCTCAGTCCCGTCCTGCCAGCCGCCATCAGAATCGAGAACTCAACCCCACTGCTCCGTCTCTCGACGACCAAGATGCGTTTCCTACTCTCGCCGCAGTTAGCGCAAAGAATGCCGGGAAAAAACATCACGGGAAACGAGGCGGGCATAATAACCGTGAGGGCAATCTGAGCAGAGAGAACATTCCACCCTCATCATTGGCGGACGTCGTTCGCATGACCCCTTCGCCAGCTCCTGGAAAGGGCAAATTTAAGAACAACAAAGAACCCAAGGGCCGTGAAAACAGTGCAGCGGCTCTGTCAATCCAGCCGCCGCAAAATATCCCCTGGCTCGAGACTGGCGGAAGAGCCAACCAGCAATATATCAAGTACCGCACCGAGGCAATCCGACACGGTACCGTGCGGAACAAATTTCTGCAGAG TGCCGCCCAAGCTTGGAACCGAAACGACGCTCGCGCCGCCAAAGCCCTGTCACTCCGTGGCCAGGCCGAGAACGACGCGATGCGCAGATGCCATCGCGAAGCAGCGCGCCAACTGTACGAGGAACGCAACCAGCATTTGCACCATGCGGGCCTCGATGATTCATTAGAAGAACTCTACGTTGATCTGCACGGTCTCCATCccgaggaggccattgaATACCTAGAAAAAATCCTTCTGAAGCACGCGCGAGAAGGGTTGCGCGTAGTCTACGCTATCACGGGCACAGGACATCACTCGAAAAAtggcaaggacaagatcggcaaggccgtcaaaGCTTGGCTCAACGAATGGCGGTACCTATTCCGCGAGTTCAGCGTGCCGGGCGAGCGCGGTGGCTACGTTGGCGGGATCCTTGGGATCGACCCGACCAGTTATGACAAGTCTCTTGCTCGCAGTATTGGGAATGCGACGGAGGGAGATGCCAGCGAGCCTACTCTGACAATGGGCAAGGTTCAGCTGTTGAAGCgtgaggatctggagacGAAGGATCAATGA